One genomic region from Fictibacillus marinisediminis encodes:
- a CDS encoding tripeptidase T: MVNEQRLLEEFLELVQIDSETKFEKEISKVLTKKFTDLGVEVFEDDAESKTEHGAGNLICTLKGNKGGVDPIYFTSHMDTVVPGNGVKPSIKDGYVVTDGTTILGADDKAGLAAMLEAVKLLKEQNIKHGDIQFIITVGEESGLVGAKELDPSRLTAKFGFALDSDGKVGDIIVAAPTQAKLMVDIYGKTAHAGVAPEKGVSAITIAAKAISKMPLGRIDEETTANIGRFEGGTQTNIVCDHVAILAEARSLVTEKMEAQVAKMKEAFEATASKFGGRAEVNVKVMYPGFKFSDGDHVVEVAKKAAERIGRSHRLLQSGGGSDANVIAGHGIPTVNLAVGYEEIHTKNEKMPIEELVKTAEIVVAVIQEVAGE, encoded by the coding sequence ATGGTTAATGAGCAACGATTGCTAGAAGAGTTTTTGGAATTGGTACAGATCGATTCTGAAACAAAATTTGAAAAGGAAATCTCCAAAGTCCTTACTAAAAAATTCACTGATCTTGGTGTCGAAGTATTTGAAGATGATGCTGAATCTAAAACTGAACACGGCGCCGGCAACCTGATTTGTACGCTGAAAGGCAACAAGGGCGGGGTGGATCCGATTTATTTCACCTCTCATATGGATACGGTCGTACCTGGCAATGGGGTAAAACCTTCGATTAAAGATGGGTATGTTGTAACCGATGGAACGACCATCCTTGGGGCGGACGACAAGGCAGGCCTCGCAGCGATGCTCGAAGCCGTTAAACTTTTAAAGGAACAAAATATTAAACACGGAGACATCCAGTTCATCATCACAGTTGGGGAAGAGTCAGGGCTTGTAGGAGCGAAAGAACTTGATCCTTCCCGATTAACCGCAAAATTCGGTTTCGCGCTCGACAGTGACGGCAAAGTCGGTGACATTATTGTTGCAGCGCCGACACAAGCAAAGCTGATGGTTGATATCTATGGAAAGACAGCGCATGCCGGTGTTGCTCCTGAAAAGGGTGTATCAGCCATTACAATCGCTGCAAAAGCCATTTCTAAAATGCCGCTCGGAAGAATTGATGAAGAAACCACGGCTAACATCGGAAGGTTTGAAGGAGGCACACAGACCAATATCGTTTGTGATCATGTGGCCATTTTGGCAGAAGCCCGTTCTCTCGTAACAGAGAAAATGGAAGCTCAGGTTGCTAAGATGAAAGAGGCATTTGAAGCAACGGCTTCTAAGTTCGGTGGACGTGCTGAAGTGAATGTGAAAGTCATGTACCCTGGATTTAAGTTTAGTGATGGAGACCATGTCGTTGAAGTGGCTAAGAAAGCTGCTGAAAGGATCGGACGTTCTCACCGCTTGCTGCAAAGCGGCGGCGGAAGTGATGCGAATGTGATTGCCGGCCATGGAATTCCAACTGTTAACCTTGCTGTAGGGTACGAGGAAATCCACACTAAAAATGAAAAAATGCCGATCGAGGAACTGGTGAAAACAGCCGAGATCGTGGTTGCAGTCATTCAGGAAGTAGCAGGAGAGTAG
- a CDS encoding acyl-CoA carboxylase subunit beta: protein MDMYDKMDELYDRKREIELGGGDEKIDKQHERGKLTARERIDLLLDEGTFVELNPFIEHRCTDFGLQNMKAPGEGVVTGYGKIHGRPVYLFAQDFTVFGGALGEMHAHKIASVMDLAAKNGTPFIGLNDSGGARIQEGVVSLDGYGQIFYRNSIYSGVIPQISVILGPCAGGAVYSPAITDFVFMVEQTSQMFITGPKVIETVTGEKISSEDLGGAKVHSTKSGNAHFMGETEAQVLEQVRALVSFLPQNNKEKPARSEKLEHENDDRPDIAEVVPVDATKPYDVRKVIEQVVDQDTFLEVQAYFARNIVIGFARIKGEVVGLVCNQPKVMAGGLDIDSSDKASRFIRFCDAFNIPIITFEDVTGFFPGIKQEHGGIIRHGAKILYAYSEATVPKITIITRKAYGGAYVALNSKSIGADLVFAWPNAEIAVMGPQGAANIIFAREIEQSDDPEATRQAKIDEYRTKFANPYIAASRGMVDDVIDPRDTRIKCIQALEMLRTKHEERPWKKHGNIPL from the coding sequence ATGGATATGTACGATAAAATGGACGAATTATATGACAGGAAACGTGAGATTGAGCTTGGCGGCGGAGACGAGAAGATTGATAAACAGCATGAGCGCGGAAAACTGACCGCAAGGGAGCGAATCGATCTTTTGCTCGATGAGGGAACGTTTGTGGAGTTGAATCCTTTTATTGAGCACCGCTGCACCGATTTTGGTCTGCAGAATATGAAGGCTCCTGGAGAGGGAGTCGTTACAGGCTATGGAAAGATTCACGGCCGGCCGGTTTATTTATTTGCTCAGGATTTTACGGTTTTTGGAGGAGCGTTAGGAGAGATGCATGCTCACAAGATCGCCAGTGTGATGGATCTTGCGGCTAAGAATGGAACACCGTTTATCGGACTGAACGATTCAGGAGGAGCGAGAATTCAGGAAGGTGTTGTTTCTCTGGACGGCTACGGGCAGATCTTTTACAGAAACTCCATCTACTCTGGTGTCATTCCGCAGATTTCAGTTATTCTGGGGCCTTGTGCAGGTGGAGCTGTCTATTCACCGGCTATTACGGATTTCGTATTCATGGTGGAGCAGACAAGCCAAATGTTTATCACTGGCCCGAAAGTCATCGAAACAGTAACGGGCGAAAAAATTTCATCTGAGGATCTTGGCGGGGCAAAGGTCCATAGCACGAAAAGCGGTAACGCCCATTTTATGGGGGAAACCGAGGCACAAGTTCTGGAGCAAGTGCGGGCGCTCGTATCGTTCCTTCCTCAGAACAATAAAGAAAAACCGGCCAGATCGGAGAAACTGGAGCATGAGAACGATGACCGCCCGGATATTGCCGAGGTGGTACCTGTGGATGCGACCAAACCGTATGACGTTCGTAAGGTCATCGAGCAAGTGGTCGATCAGGATACTTTTTTAGAAGTTCAAGCGTATTTTGCCAGAAACATAGTCATTGGTTTTGCCAGGATTAAGGGTGAAGTGGTAGGATTAGTATGTAATCAGCCAAAAGTTATGGCTGGCGGCCTTGATATTGATTCTTCGGATAAGGCATCGCGCTTTATTCGTTTTTGTGACGCTTTTAACATTCCGATTATCACCTTTGAGGACGTCACCGGATTTTTTCCAGGAATTAAACAGGAACACGGCGGCATTATAAGACACGGAGCTAAAATCCTGTACGCCTATTCTGAGGCTACTGTCCCGAAAATAACGATTATCACCCGTAAAGCATACGGCGGTGCCTATGTCGCCTTAAACAGCAAGTCGATCGGCGCTGATCTTGTTTTTGCCTGGCCGAACGCGGAAATCGCAGTGATGGGACCGCAGGGAGCAGCGAACATCATCTTTGCCAGAGAGATCGAACAAAGCGATGATCCTGAAGCGACAAGGCAGGCTAAGATTGATGAGTACCGTACGAAATTTGCCAATCCATACATTGCCGCCTCCCGAGGCATGGTCGATGATGTCATCGATCCACGGGATACGAGAATCAAATGTATTCAAGCACTGGAAATGCTGCGGACGAAGCACGAGGAAAGGCCCTGGAAGAAACACGGCAATATCCCGTTATAA
- the mce gene encoding methylmalonyl-CoA epimerase has product MNKKIRVLVAKPGLDGHDRGALVISQALRDYGMEVIYTGLRQTPEQIVAAAVQEDVDAIGLSCLSGAHNELFPEVMSLLKQRGADDIIVIGGGVIPWEDIPFLESAGVRKIFTPGTPTVETAKFIEAAVLERDGYPAPAGMEPPKKIDHIGIAVESLDEVLPFYVNTLGLKLEAVEEVESQKVKVAFLKIGQTRLELLEPMDEQSPIRQFIIKRGQGVHHVALGVENIASRIEELKKAGVKMIQEQPVKGAGGASIAFIHPSSTHKVLFELCEKPETEGGVS; this is encoded by the coding sequence ATGAATAAAAAAATACGTGTGCTGGTAGCAAAGCCAGGGCTTGACGGGCATGACCGCGGAGCTCTTGTGATCTCTCAGGCTCTTCGTGATTATGGGATGGAGGTCATTTATACCGGCCTTCGCCAGACGCCAGAACAAATTGTAGCTGCTGCTGTGCAGGAAGATGTGGATGCCATCGGTTTATCTTGTCTGTCTGGAGCGCATAATGAACTGTTTCCCGAGGTGATGTCGCTTTTAAAACAGCGGGGAGCAGATGATATTATCGTGATAGGAGGCGGTGTTATCCCCTGGGAGGACATTCCCTTCCTTGAATCAGCCGGAGTAAGAAAAATATTTACACCCGGCACACCGACAGTTGAGACAGCCAAATTTATTGAAGCAGCAGTGCTCGAGCGGGATGGTTATCCAGCACCAGCAGGCATGGAACCGCCAAAAAAAATCGATCATATCGGCATTGCCGTTGAATCCCTTGATGAGGTCCTCCCTTTTTATGTGAACACACTCGGACTTAAGCTTGAAGCAGTGGAGGAAGTGGAATCTCAAAAGGTAAAGGTAGCTTTTTTGAAGATCGGCCAGACACGGCTGGAGCTTCTAGAGCCAATGGATGAACAGAGTCCGATCCGGCAATTTATTATCAAACGCGGACAGGGTGTCCACCATGTGGCTCTTGGTGTTGAAAATATTGCATCAAGAATTGAAGAATTGAAAAAAGCTGGCGTAAAGATGATCCAGGAACAGCCGGTGAAAGGTGCCGGCGGGGCATCCATCGCATTCATCCATCCATCTTCTACCCATAAGGTGCTGTTTGAACTGTGCGAAAAACCTGAAACGGAAGGAGGAGTGTCCTGA
- a CDS encoding acyl-CoA mutase large subunit family protein: protein MSKHQERVKNWKLATEKSMQRFPERKQKFETSSKFEIDRLYGAETEDYDIEKLGLPGEYPYTRGIQPTMYRARYWTMRQYAGFGSAEETNKRFRYLLKQGQTGLSVAFDLPTQIGYDSDHAMSKGEVGKVGVAIDSLEDMEALLRDIPLDQVSTSMTINAPASVLLAMYIAVAEKQGVSSEKISGTIQNDILKEYIARGTYIFPPKPSMRLITDIFAYCKEQVPKWNTISISGYHIREAGANAVQELAFTIANGKAYVDAALEAGLNIDDFAPRLAFFFNAHNQFFEEVAKFRAARRIWAKLMKEHYQAKNPKSWQLRFHTQTGGSTLTAQQPDNNIVRVTLQALSAVMGGTQSLHTNSRDEALALPTEDSARIALRTQQIIAHESGVADTVDPLAGSYYVEHLTDVMEEEVKLYLEKIESLGGAVAAVEQGYMQREIHHTSYEIQKAIEKGNEVIVGMNSFTVENEVQPELLRVDPTLGEKQKEKLNRLKSARDHDRVSARLGALRQGAQGAENLMPLILDCVRDYCTIGEICGILREEFGEFTGI from the coding sequence ATGAGCAAGCATCAGGAGAGAGTAAAGAATTGGAAGCTGGCAACAGAGAAAAGCATGCAGCGGTTTCCAGAACGAAAGCAAAAATTTGAAACGAGTTCAAAATTTGAGATCGACAGGCTTTATGGAGCAGAAACAGAAGATTACGATATAGAGAAACTTGGATTGCCTGGCGAATATCCCTATACTAGGGGTATACAGCCAACGATGTACAGGGCCCGTTACTGGACGATGAGGCAATATGCCGGATTCGGTTCTGCTGAAGAGACCAACAAGCGGTTCCGCTACCTGTTAAAACAAGGGCAAACGGGCCTTTCCGTCGCCTTTGATCTTCCTACCCAGATCGGCTATGACTCTGATCATGCGATGTCCAAGGGAGAAGTAGGGAAGGTAGGGGTTGCCATCGATTCATTGGAAGATATGGAAGCGCTTTTACGGGATATCCCGCTGGATCAGGTCAGTACTTCGATGACGATCAATGCACCTGCATCCGTCTTGCTGGCAATGTACATTGCTGTGGCAGAAAAGCAGGGTGTTTCTTCGGAAAAAATATCCGGTACGATTCAGAATGATATTTTAAAAGAGTACATTGCGAGGGGAACGTATATTTTCCCTCCTAAGCCCTCTATGCGCCTCATCACGGATATATTTGCATATTGCAAGGAACAGGTGCCGAAATGGAACACCATAAGTATATCAGGCTACCATATCCGCGAAGCCGGGGCGAATGCTGTTCAAGAGCTGGCATTTACGATCGCCAATGGAAAAGCGTATGTCGATGCAGCGTTGGAGGCCGGATTGAACATCGATGATTTTGCACCGAGGCTGGCGTTTTTCTTTAACGCCCATAATCAGTTCTTTGAGGAAGTCGCCAAGTTCAGGGCAGCCAGAAGAATTTGGGCCAAACTTATGAAAGAACATTATCAGGCAAAGAACCCGAAGAGCTGGCAGCTTCGTTTTCACACCCAAACAGGCGGTTCTACGCTGACGGCCCAGCAGCCAGATAACAATATTGTCCGTGTAACCCTTCAGGCGCTGTCAGCCGTAATGGGAGGCACTCAAAGCCTGCATACGAATTCGAGGGATGAAGCACTCGCCCTTCCTACCGAGGATTCTGCGAGAATCGCGTTAAGAACTCAGCAGATCATCGCCCATGAGAGCGGAGTGGCGGATACGGTGGATCCTCTGGCCGGATCTTATTATGTGGAGCACCTGACGGATGTCATGGAGGAAGAAGTCAAACTTTATCTTGAAAAAATAGAATCACTGGGCGGAGCAGTGGCTGCCGTTGAACAAGGCTACATGCAGCGTGAAATTCATCATACGTCTTATGAAATACAAAAGGCGATCGAAAAAGGGAATGAAGTCATCGTAGGCATGAATTCATTCACGGTTGAAAATGAAGTCCAGCCTGAACTATTAAGAGTCGATCCAACACTGGGGGAGAAGCAAAAAGAAAAGCTGAACCGTCTGAAGTCTGCGAGGGATCACGACCGAGTGAGCGCTCGGTTGGGTGCGCTGCGCCAAGGTGCTCAAGGAGCAGAAAATCTTATGCCGCTCATTTTGGACTGTGTGCGTGATTATTGCACGATCGGAGAGATCTGCGGCATCCTTCGGGAAGAGTTTGGAGAATTTACAGGAATATAG
- the prli42 gene encoding stressosome-associated protein Prli42, whose product MSRKLIKTIVFIMLGSLLLTTLLTGISALF is encoded by the coding sequence ATGTCTCGAAAATTAATAAAAACCATAGTCTTTATCATGCTTGGCTCCTTGCTGCTGACAACCCTGCTGACGGGGATAAGTGCATTGTTCTAA
- a CDS encoding aromatic acid exporter family protein, giving the protein MPAIKIGYRTVKTAIGTALAIGIAQWLGLEFYSSAGILTILCVKVTQKRSLISSWERFAACIIGILFAAVFFNVLGYHPWSIGLLILLFIPVLVALNLKEGIITSSVIILHLYTLEYLSWKAVGNEVALICIGIGIALFVNLYMPSMEHTVKKIQSDLEEQFKSIFLEFRDYLYDHNHLWDGHEITKAAQLIDEGKDLAFRDVENHTVRYENEYYLYFRMREKQLELIERMMPILSSIDQRYMQGYILGNFFNELSEAVHPGNTAVIYLDSIEKLRSKFREMDLPKDREEFETRSKLLHLLNEIERYLQIKKSFKKSDI; this is encoded by the coding sequence ATGCCAGCAATCAAAATCGGCTACAGGACGGTAAAGACAGCAATCGGGACGGCTCTTGCTATCGGCATCGCTCAGTGGTTGGGTCTGGAATTCTACAGCTCCGCAGGAATATTAACAATTCTTTGTGTTAAAGTGACGCAGAAACGGTCCTTGATCAGTTCCTGGGAACGGTTTGCGGCATGTATCATCGGTATATTGTTTGCCGCCGTTTTTTTCAATGTTCTAGGTTATCATCCATGGAGCATCGGGCTGCTGATCCTGCTGTTTATCCCTGTCCTTGTTGCCTTAAACCTTAAGGAAGGCATCATTACAAGTTCGGTTATCATTCTTCATCTGTATACACTGGAATACCTCAGCTGGAAAGCGGTAGGGAATGAAGTTGCCCTGATTTGTATCGGAATCGGCATAGCCCTTTTTGTCAACTTGTATATGCCAAGCATGGAACATACCGTAAAGAAGATCCAGTCGGACCTCGAGGAACAATTCAAATCCATCTTTCTTGAGTTTCGGGACTATCTGTATGACCATAACCATCTCTGGGACGGGCATGAGATCACTAAAGCGGCTCAGCTGATCGATGAGGGGAAGGATCTTGCTTTCCGCGATGTGGAGAATCATACGGTACGCTATGAAAATGAATATTACCTTTATTTCAGGATGAGGGAAAAGCAGCTTGAACTGATCGAGAGGATGATGCCGATCCTTTCTTCTATTGATCAGAGATATATGCAGGGGTACATCCTTGGGAATTTTTTCAATGAATTGAGTGAAGCCGTACATCCGGGCAATACGGCAGTCATCTATCTTGATAGTATTGAAAAATTGAGAAGCAAGTTCCGAGAGATGGATTTGCCGAAAGACCGGGAAGAATTTGAGACAAGATCGAAGCTGCTTCATCTTTTAAATGAGATTGAGCGCTACTTGCAGATTAAGAAAAGCTTTAAGAAAAGTGATATTTAG
- a CDS encoding amino acid ABC transporter ATP-binding protein, with product MIKIENLHKTFGKNEVLKGISTEIGQGEVVAIIGPSGSGKSTFLRCINMLEEPTDGKILFKDQEVTAQASKIQQVRKKIGMVFQHFYLFPHMTVMDNLTYAPVTVNKVSKREAEAAARELLKRVGLADKEAEYPGRLSGGQKQRVAIARALAMNPEVMLFDEPTSALDPEMVKEVLDVMKSLAQSGMTMAIVTHEMGFAKEVADRVIFLDDGVLVEDAEPAEFFEQPKTERAKSFLEKVL from the coding sequence GTGATTAAAATCGAAAACCTTCATAAAACATTTGGAAAAAACGAAGTATTAAAAGGCATTTCCACTGAGATCGGACAAGGCGAGGTCGTTGCGATCATCGGCCCTTCCGGTTCAGGGAAATCGACCTTCCTCCGATGTATAAACATGCTTGAAGAACCGACGGATGGAAAAATCTTATTCAAGGATCAGGAGGTAACTGCTCAAGCATCTAAAATCCAGCAAGTCCGAAAGAAGATCGGGATGGTGTTTCAGCATTTTTACCTCTTTCCGCATATGACTGTAATGGACAACTTAACGTATGCACCGGTTACCGTTAATAAAGTTTCTAAACGTGAGGCAGAAGCAGCTGCCCGAGAGCTTCTTAAGAGAGTCGGTCTTGCTGATAAAGAAGCCGAATATCCAGGCAGGCTTTCCGGTGGCCAGAAGCAGCGTGTAGCGATTGCAAGAGCTCTCGCGATGAATCCGGAAGTAATGCTCTTTGATGAACCTACTTCTGCTCTTGATCCTGAGATGGTAAAGGAAGTACTGGACGTCATGAAATCCCTTGCTCAAAGCGGGATGACCATGGCCATCGTTACTCATGAGATGGGCTTCGCCAAGGAAGTGGCGGACCGTGTTATATTTTTGGATGACGGTGTGCTTGTGGAAGATGCTGAGCCGGCTGAATTTTTTGAACAGCCAAAAACAGAAAGAGCGAAATCCTTTCTTGAAAAAGTATTATAA